In the Sediminibacter sp. Hel_I_10 genome, one interval contains:
- the purL gene encoding phosphoribosylformylglycinamidine synthase, which yields MIHFFGNQNSKIFAVQATKEFTTETISKLEWLFGNQPKLEQSAVADFFIGPRAAMITPWSTNAVEITQNMGIDGIIRIEEFQSVKADFTDFDPMISEKFSVLTQDTFTISVQPEPILQIEDISAYNNQEGLSLSDEEVDYLESVSKRIGRPLTDSEVFGFSQVNSEHCRHKIFNGTFVIDGEEKPNSLFKLIKETSKQNPNTIVSAYKDNVAFIKGPRAQQFAPQRADVPDFYQTEDFESVISLKAETHNFPTTVEPFNGAATGSGGEIRDRLAGGKGSLPLAGTAVYMTSYSRLEKNKPWENAFEAREWLYQTPLDILIKASNGASDFGNKFGQPLICGSVLTFEHNEQDDASTESNASPRKLGYDKVIMQAGGIGYGKLDQAIKAVPEEGDKIVVLGGDNYRIGMGGAAVSSADTGAFASGIELNAVQRSNPEMQKRAANVIRGMVESKENQIISIHDHGAGGHLNCLSELIEDTGGHIDLDKLPVGDPTLSDKEIIGNESQERMGLLIAEKHLKHISDIAERERSPLYTVGNVTNDKHFCFESETKGVKPMDLDLEDMFGSSPKTVMNDQTVKRSYSDVNYNSSQFYNYLDQLLQMEAVACKDWLTNKVDRCVGGRVAKQQCAGPLQLPLNNVGVMALDFKGKEGIATSIGHAPIAGLIDPAAGSRNAIAEALTNIMWAPLEEGLKSVSLSANWMWPCKNEGEDARLYEAVKAISEFAIDLGINVPTGKDSLSMKQKYPDGDVISPGTVIISAAGHCNDITKVVEPVFKKNAGSIYYINLSQDDFKLGGSSFAQILNKIGNEAPNVKSAAYVSTVFNTVQNLIKDNQIVAGHDVASGGLITTLLEMCFADTKLGATLNISALGEKDAFKVLFAENAGIVFQALDDSIEQTLSEAGITFFNIGNVMENDVMSIINGEESLSMTVSELRDTWFKTSYLFDQKQTANGLAQDRYNHYKNQPLVYKFPKHFNGTLAALDHRSKRPKAAILREKGSNSEREMANAMYLAGFDVKDVHMTDLISGREDLKDIQFLGAVGGFSNSDVLGSAKGWAGAIKYNAKANKVIKDFFDREDTLSIGICNGCQLFMELDLINPDHDEHGKMTYNDSHKHESGFTSVEIKENNSVMLSTLAGTKLGVWISHGEGKFQLPKEETDYDIVAKYGYADYPANPNGSDYNTAMLCDKTGRHLVTMPHIERSTFPWNWAHYPNDRKEDEVSPWLEAFVNAKLWVESH from the coding sequence ATGATTCACTTCTTCGGAAACCAAAACAGTAAAATTTTTGCTGTTCAAGCCACAAAAGAATTTACAACCGAGACCATTTCAAAATTGGAATGGCTCTTTGGAAACCAACCTAAGCTAGAACAGTCCGCCGTGGCGGATTTTTTTATTGGTCCGCGTGCAGCTATGATCACTCCATGGAGTACAAATGCCGTCGAGATTACTCAAAATATGGGTATTGACGGGATCATAAGAATAGAGGAATTTCAATCTGTAAAAGCCGATTTCACCGATTTTGATCCGATGATTTCAGAAAAATTCAGCGTTTTAACCCAAGATACGTTTACCATTAGCGTTCAACCAGAACCCATTCTTCAAATAGAGGATATTTCCGCATACAACAACCAGGAAGGACTCTCATTAAGCGATGAGGAAGTTGACTATTTAGAGAGTGTTTCAAAAAGAATTGGCAGACCATTGACAGACTCTGAGGTGTTTGGCTTTTCACAAGTCAATTCGGAGCATTGCCGACATAAGATTTTTAACGGCACTTTTGTAATCGATGGAGAAGAAAAACCAAATTCTCTTTTCAAACTTATTAAAGAAACTTCTAAGCAAAACCCAAATACTATTGTTTCTGCTTATAAAGATAATGTGGCTTTCATTAAAGGCCCAAGAGCCCAGCAGTTTGCACCACAACGAGCAGACGTTCCTGATTTTTATCAAACAGAAGATTTTGAGTCGGTCATTTCTCTTAAAGCCGAAACCCATAATTTCCCAACCACTGTAGAGCCTTTTAATGGTGCTGCTACGGGATCTGGTGGCGAAATTAGGGATCGTCTTGCGGGAGGAAAAGGATCTTTACCTTTAGCCGGAACTGCGGTTTACATGACCTCCTACTCTAGACTAGAGAAAAATAAACCTTGGGAAAATGCTTTTGAAGCACGTGAATGGCTTTACCAAACGCCATTAGACATTCTGATAAAAGCGAGTAATGGTGCTTCAGATTTTGGAAACAAATTTGGCCAACCGCTTATTTGTGGTTCTGTGCTCACATTTGAACACAATGAGCAGGATGATGCTTCAACTGAAAGCAACGCTTCGCCTAGAAAATTGGGCTATGACAAGGTCATTATGCAAGCTGGCGGTATTGGCTATGGTAAATTAGATCAAGCCATAAAAGCGGTTCCCGAAGAAGGTGACAAAATTGTAGTTCTTGGTGGTGACAACTACAGAATTGGTATGGGTGGTGCTGCAGTGTCATCAGCAGATACAGGAGCTTTTGCTTCTGGTATTGAGCTTAATGCCGTGCAACGCTCTAATCCTGAAATGCAAAAGCGTGCAGCAAACGTCATTAGAGGGATGGTAGAAAGTAAGGAGAACCAGATTATATCTATTCATGATCATGGTGCTGGCGGACATTTAAACTGTCTGTCAGAACTTATAGAAGATACTGGTGGCCATATTGATTTAGACAAATTACCGGTAGGAGACCCCACCCTTTCAGATAAAGAAATTATTGGTAATGAATCCCAAGAACGTATGGGACTTCTCATTGCCGAAAAACATTTAAAACACATTAGCGATATTGCAGAGCGCGAACGTTCTCCTCTATACACCGTCGGAAATGTAACCAATGACAAGCACTTCTGTTTTGAGTCTGAGACCAAAGGGGTTAAACCTATGGATTTAGATTTAGAGGATATGTTTGGAAGTTCTCCAAAAACTGTGATGAACGATCAAACGGTTAAAAGATCTTATAGTGACGTCAATTACAATAGCAGCCAATTTTATAATTATTTAGACCAACTACTACAAATGGAAGCCGTAGCCTGTAAAGACTGGCTCACCAATAAGGTAGACCGTTGTGTTGGTGGCCGGGTTGCAAAACAACAGTGCGCTGGCCCATTGCAATTGCCTTTAAATAATGTAGGCGTTATGGCTCTCGATTTTAAAGGAAAAGAAGGCATTGCCACGTCTATTGGCCACGCTCCTATCGCCGGGTTAATTGATCCTGCGGCAGGTAGTCGGAATGCTATTGCAGAAGCGCTTACCAACATTATGTGGGCACCATTAGAAGAAGGTCTAAAAAGTGTATCCCTTTCGGCAAATTGGATGTGGCCTTGTAAAAATGAGGGTGAAGACGCTCGTTTATATGAAGCCGTAAAAGCCATCTCTGAGTTCGCCATTGATTTGGGCATCAATGTGCCTACAGGTAAAGATTCTTTATCTATGAAGCAAAAATATCCCGATGGTGATGTTATTTCTCCAGGCACAGTCATCATTTCTGCAGCAGGACACTGTAATGATATTACCAAAGTAGTAGAGCCTGTATTTAAGAAAAATGCCGGATCGATTTATTATATCAATCTCTCTCAAGACGACTTTAAATTAGGCGGAAGTAGCTTTGCACAAATTTTAAATAAAATTGGTAATGAAGCTCCTAATGTCAAAAGTGCAGCTTATGTGAGCACCGTTTTTAATACCGTTCAAAACTTAATTAAAGACAATCAAATTGTGGCAGGTCATGATGTTGCTTCTGGCGGACTCATAACCACCTTACTTGAAATGTGCTTTGCTGATACGAAATTAGGTGCCACTCTTAATATTTCAGCTTTAGGAGAAAAAGATGCTTTTAAAGTTCTCTTTGCCGAAAATGCAGGTATTGTATTTCAAGCCTTAGATGATTCTATAGAGCAGACGCTATCTGAAGCTGGTATTACGTTTTTCAATATAGGGAACGTCATGGAGAATGACGTGATGAGTATTATCAATGGAGAGGAAAGCCTCTCGATGACTGTTTCAGAGTTAAGAGATACGTGGTTTAAAACGTCTTACCTATTTGACCAAAAGCAAACGGCAAATGGTTTGGCTCAAGATCGCTATAATCATTATAAAAATCAGCCATTGGTTTATAAATTTCCGAAGCACTTTAATGGCACTTTAGCGGCGCTAGACCATAGGTCTAAAAGACCTAAGGCAGCCATCTTAAGAGAAAAAGGATCTAACTCTGAGCGCGAAATGGCTAATGCAATGTATTTAGCCGGTTTTGATGTTAAAGATGTACACATGACCGATTTAATTTCGGGCCGTGAAGATTTAAAAGACATTCAGTTTTTGGGCGCTGTGGGCGGTTTTTCTAATTCTGATGTTTTAGGCTCCGCTAAAGGTTGGGCGGGAGCTATTAAATACAACGCAAAAGCAAATAAAGTTATTAAAGACTTTTTTGATCGTGAAGATACCTTATCTATTGGGATTTGTAATGGTTGCCAGCTATTTATGGAGTTAGATTTGATAAATCCTGACCACGATGAGCACGGTAAAATGACCTATAATGATTCACATAAACATGAAAGTGGGTTTACTTCCGTAGAAATAAAAGAAAATAATTCTGTAATGCTATCTACCCTGGCAGGAACTAAATTAGGTGTTTGGATTTCGCACGGTGAAGGTAAGTTTCAACTTCCGAAGGAAGAGACAGATTATGACATTGTCGCTAAATATGGATATGCCGATTATCCAGCTAATCCAAATGGTTCTGATTATAACACAGCCATGTTATGTGATAAAACTGGACGTCATTTAGTAACCATGCCACATATTGAGCGCTCTACTTTTCCTTGGAATTGGGCACACTATCCTAATGACCGAAAAGAGGATGAAGTTTCGCCATGGTTAGAGGCTTTTGTGAATGCGAAGTTATGGGTCGAGAGTCACTAA
- a CDS encoding endonuclease — MKHFYFIALLTFISISAFAQLQVPVELQDYYDATSFSISDGEQLKDFVATTTNNQHTNILSYGQRHQYLYTADANLDDASEVVLMYSGEIRNEQEYLSGNNTYPTQTFNTEHVFPQSMLADGIYDVARADLHHLRSCDVQVNSNRGNKPFANNTSGGTYENLGSTWFPGDDWKGDVARMVMYINLKYNEPFTDVGTLDLFIEWNIEDPVSDFEINRNEVIADAQGNRNPFIDNPYLATVFWGGADAENRWETLSVNSQEENNISMFPNPAKGNTVTILSKDSITVAVFDVLGKKVLSKTMTTNQKKLDISTLNAGVYIVRLSSKKGAITKKLIRQ; from the coding sequence ATGAAACACTTTTACTTTATTGCTTTATTAACCTTCATTAGCATCAGTGCTTTTGCTCAACTGCAGGTACCTGTAGAGCTGCAAGATTATTATGACGCAACGTCATTTAGTATTTCAGACGGAGAACAACTAAAAGACTTTGTAGCAACAACTACAAACAATCAGCATACTAACATATTAAGTTATGGCCAACGTCATCAGTATCTTTATACTGCTGATGCCAACTTAGACGATGCCTCAGAAGTGGTGTTGATGTACTCAGGTGAAATTCGCAACGAGCAGGAATATTTATCTGGTAACAATACTTACCCAACACAAACTTTTAATACTGAACACGTATTCCCACAGTCGATGCTAGCTGACGGTATTTATGATGTTGCAAGAGCAGACCTTCACCATTTAAGAAGTTGTGATGTTCAAGTGAACAGCAATCGTGGCAACAAACCTTTTGCAAACAATACTTCAGGAGGAACTTATGAGAATTTAGGGAGCACTTGGTTTCCTGGAGATGATTGGAAAGGTGATGTCGCCAGAATGGTGATGTACATTAATCTTAAGTATAACGAGCCTTTTACAGATGTTGGAACACTTGATTTATTTATAGAATGGAATATTGAAGATCCCGTTTCAGATTTTGAAATCAATAGAAACGAAGTTATTGCAGATGCACAAGGAAACAGAAATCCATTTATTGACAACCCATATTTAGCAACTGTTTTTTGGGGTGGTGCTGATGCTGAAAACAGATGGGAAACATTGTCTGTAAACAGTCAAGAAGAGAACAATATTAGCATGTTTCCTAATCCTGCAAAAGGAAATACCGTAACTATATTATCTAAAGACAGCATTACAGTAGCGGTTTTTGATGTATTAGGCAAAAAAGTACTTTCAAAAACAATGACTACTAATCAGAAAAAACTAGACATCTCCACTTTAAATGCTGGAGTTTATATTGTAAGGTTGAGCTCTAAAAAAGGCGCTATCACTAAAAAATTGATTAGACAATAA
- a CDS encoding RsmB/NOP family class I SAM-dependent RNA methyltransferase, whose amino-acid sequence MRLHRNLCFAVIDGLTLIFNEGNYADKVIQQLLKRDKRWGSRDRGFVAETTYEIVRWKRLYAEIAEVKEPFDRDNLWRIFAVWATLKGIKLPDWKYFEHTPTRRIKGRFDELSQIRKYREAVPDWMDELGEKELGEELWTKELAALNEQADVILRVNTLQTTKEKLYATLFDQNLDTEPIKGYPSALKLKERANVFQTEEFKNGHFEVQDASSQLVAEFLQVEPGMRVVDACAGAGGKALHLATLMENKGQVLALDIYGNKLNELKRRAKRNGAFNIETRTIESTKVIKKLYDKADRVLIDAPCSGLGVLRRNPDAKWKLEPEFLEKIKKTQQEILQQYSRMVKPGGKMVYATCSILPSENREQVDIFLTSEMGKEFTFARENIVYAHKSGFDGFYMALLEKKN is encoded by the coding sequence ATGAGATTACATAGAAATTTATGCTTTGCAGTGATTGATGGTTTAACCTTAATTTTTAATGAGGGTAACTATGCTGACAAAGTGATACAGCAACTACTTAAGAGAGATAAACGCTGGGGGAGTCGCGACCGTGGCTTTGTTGCCGAAACGACTTATGAAATTGTACGTTGGAAGCGTCTTTATGCTGAAATAGCCGAAGTTAAAGAGCCTTTTGATAGAGATAATCTTTGGCGCATCTTTGCGGTTTGGGCAACACTAAAAGGGATTAAACTTCCAGACTGGAAATACTTTGAGCATACACCAACCCGAAGAATTAAAGGTCGTTTTGATGAACTTTCTCAAATAAGAAAATACCGAGAAGCTGTTCCAGATTGGATGGACGAACTTGGAGAAAAAGAACTTGGGGAAGAATTATGGACCAAAGAATTAGCAGCGCTTAATGAGCAAGCTGATGTTATATTGCGTGTAAATACCTTACAAACAACTAAGGAAAAACTATACGCTACCCTGTTTGATCAAAATCTAGATACTGAGCCTATTAAAGGTTACCCAAGTGCACTTAAGTTAAAAGAACGCGCCAATGTTTTTCAAACTGAAGAATTTAAAAACGGCCATTTTGAAGTACAAGATGCGTCGTCACAACTCGTGGCAGAGTTTTTGCAGGTTGAACCAGGAATGCGCGTTGTAGACGCTTGTGCAGGTGCTGGAGGAAAAGCACTTCACCTTGCTACATTGATGGAAAATAAAGGTCAAGTTTTAGCTTTAGACATTTATGGCAATAAGCTTAATGAGCTAAAGCGAAGAGCCAAAAGAAACGGAGCCTTCAATATTGAAACCAGAACAATTGAATCTACCAAAGTCATTAAAAAATTATATGATAAGGCAGATCGCGTTTTAATAGATGCACCATGCTCTGGATTGGGAGTTTTAAGACGAAATCCTGATGCGAAATGGAAGTTGGAGCCAGAATTTTTAGAAAAAATTAAAAAGACGCAGCAAGAAATTTTGCAACAATACTCTAGAATGGTAAAACCAGGAGGAAAAATGGTGTATGCCACCTGCTCAATTCTCCCTTCTGAAAACAGAGAACAAGTTGACATTTTCTTAACATCAGAGATGGGAAAAGAGTTTACCTTTGCGCGAGAAAATATCGTCTATGCTCATAAATCTGGTTTTGACGGATTTTATATGGCATTATTAGAAAAGAAGAATTAA
- a CDS encoding oxidoreductase — translation MKQLLLVSIMTSFLFSCGKKTPSVRSKSASQMEIEIVDLLRDSTLNVRALELDPSGGASFALSNGKIGTISGNPNEEASLTFQLKQDSVIPNFRSLAVTDSAAFVLSIASPALLYKVDKDSLQLVYKETHKNVFYDAMEFWNNQEGIAIGDPTEDCMSIIITRDGGNTWTKLSCEELPKAKEGEAAFAASDTNIAIVGGHTWIATGGVVSRILYSADKGKTWRTYETPIIQGESTTGIYSLDFYDEKHGFAIGGDYMKPADSSANKIRTKDGGKTWELVAKNQSPGYRSCVQYVPNSNAQELVATGFKGIDYSKDSGETWSHLSDEGFYTLRFLNDSVAYAGGAGKISKIILRKKRNSKN, via the coding sequence ATGAAACAGCTCTTACTAGTATCTATAATGACTTCTTTTTTGTTTTCCTGCGGAAAAAAGACACCATCAGTTCGTTCTAAAAGTGCATCACAAATGGAAATTGAAATCGTGGATTTATTACGAGACTCTACTTTGAATGTTAGGGCTTTGGAGTTAGATCCATCTGGTGGAGCATCTTTTGCCCTATCAAACGGGAAAATTGGGACTATTTCAGGGAACCCAAATGAAGAAGCGAGCCTGACTTTTCAACTAAAACAAGACAGTGTTATCCCAAATTTTCGCTCGTTAGCCGTTACCGATAGCGCTGCATTTGTATTAAGTATTGCATCGCCAGCGCTCTTATATAAAGTAGATAAAGATTCATTACAACTGGTCTATAAGGAAACTCACAAAAACGTCTTTTATGATGCTATGGAATTTTGGAACAACCAAGAAGGGATTGCCATTGGCGATCCTACCGAAGACTGCATGAGCATCATTATTACCAGAGATGGTGGCAATACGTGGACGAAATTATCTTGTGAAGAGTTGCCGAAAGCTAAAGAAGGCGAGGCGGCCTTTGCTGCGAGTGATACCAATATCGCCATCGTTGGAGGCCATACTTGGATTGCTACGGGAGGGGTGGTAAGTAGAATCTTGTATTCCGCAGATAAAGGCAAAACTTGGCGTACTTATGAGACACCAATAATTCAAGGCGAATCTACAACCGGTATCTATAGTCTAGATTTTTATGATGAAAAGCATGGATTCGCAATTGGTGGCGATTATATGAAACCAGCCGATAGTAGTGCAAATAAAATAAGAACAAAAGATGGAGGTAAGACTTGGGAGTTGGTTGCCAAAAACCAATCACCCGGCTACCGAAGTTGTGTGCAATATGTCCCCAATAGTAATGCTCAAGAATTAGTTGCCACTGGTTTTAAAGGAATTGATTATTCCAAAGATTCTGGAGAAACTTGGTCTCATCTTAGTGACGAAGGATTTTACACTTTAAGGTTTTTAAATGATAGTGTTGCCTATGCTGGAGGAGCAGGGAAAATTTCAAAAATCATTTTACGTAAAAAAAGGAATTCCAAAAACTAA
- a CDS encoding RNA polymerase sigma factor produces the protein MKEEEALVAQLQNHLDKDTAFKELLKLYKERLYWHIRHIVKSHADADDVLQNTFIKIYKNIDKFKGDSKLYSWMYRIATNESITHLNKNAKRLSFSSEELQSYTINNLQADVYFEGDEIQLQLQKAIATLPEKQQLVFNMKYFQEITYKEMSDILETSEGALKASYHIAVKKIEAYLTKD, from the coding sequence TTGAAGGAAGAAGAAGCTTTAGTCGCTCAATTACAAAATCATCTTGATAAGGATACGGCCTTTAAGGAGCTGCTCAAACTTTATAAAGAGCGTTTGTATTGGCATATTCGGCATATCGTTAAATCACATGCCGATGCTGATGATGTATTGCAAAACACCTTTATAAAAATTTATAAAAATATTGATAAGTTTAAGGGCGACAGCAAATTATATTCTTGGATGTACCGCATAGCAACCAATGAAAGCATTACCCATCTCAACAAAAACGCCAAGCGCTTAAGTTTTTCTTCGGAAGAATTACAATCCTACACCATCAATAATTTACAAGCCGACGTTTATTTTGAAGGCGATGAGATCCAGCTGCAACTGCAAAAGGCGATTGCAACATTACCCGAAAAACAACAGCTGGTTTTTAACATGAAATACTTTCAGGAAATCACATATAAGGAGATGTCAGATATTTTAGAAACTTCCGAAGGTGCTTTAAAAGCGAGCTATCATATTGCTGTAAAAAAAATTGAGGCCTACCTCACCAAAGATTAA
- a CDS encoding tetratricopeptide repeat protein, with product MEFSLPDDNNNLSLTRFESMLKTNNVLFFDSNEFENIIYHYLENGKISLAKKAIKLGLEQHPTSTNLRLFKTEILIIENKLEDADKLLENLHDLEPMNEEIYIQKANVLSKRDDHESAVQTLLIALDLAEVDEGIADLYALIGMEYLFLDQFENAQHYFKKCLEIDNEDYSALYNVIYCYDFLNDNQEAIVFLNDYLNGNPYCEVAWHQLGCQYVIVEDFDKALVAFDFAIISDDTFVGAYLEKGKVLEKKKRYNEAIDNYKITLALDDPTSFALLRIGKCHEKLGNDDLAVQNYYKTVHEDPLLDKGWIAITKFYNKKKNFQKALFYINKAINIDGDNVVYWKLYAQINHRLNFIEEAERGYKKALDLGNYELSTWLARADILIALGEYEASILNLIQTAEFYPETAEIEFRLAGLHFTLHESSKGHYHLKNALLLNTDYQYILEELFPNILKKPSVQQQILNAGKTEN from the coding sequence ATGGAGTTCAGTCTACCTGACGATAATAACAACCTCTCGCTCACTCGTTTTGAATCGATGCTCAAGACGAATAATGTGTTGTTTTTTGATTCCAACGAATTTGAAAACATAATTTATCACTATCTCGAGAATGGTAAAATATCCCTTGCAAAAAAAGCAATAAAGTTAGGTTTGGAGCAACACCCAACCTCAACCAATCTGCGCTTATTTAAGACGGAAATTTTAATTATTGAAAACAAATTAGAAGATGCAGACAAGTTGCTAGAAAACCTGCATGATCTAGAGCCAATGAATGAAGAAATCTACATTCAAAAAGCCAATGTGCTTTCTAAGCGTGACGATCACGAGAGCGCAGTGCAAACACTTCTCATAGCTTTAGATTTAGCCGAGGTTGATGAAGGCATTGCAGATCTTTACGCATTGATCGGGATGGAATACCTCTTTTTAGATCAATTTGAAAATGCCCAGCATTATTTCAAAAAATGTCTAGAGATTGACAATGAAGATTATTCTGCCCTGTACAATGTGATCTATTGCTACGATTTTTTAAATGACAATCAAGAAGCCATTGTTTTCTTAAACGATTACCTCAATGGTAACCCGTATTGTGAAGTCGCTTGGCACCAATTAGGTTGTCAATATGTTATTGTAGAAGATTTCGACAAAGCCTTAGTAGCTTTTGATTTTGCCATTATTTCTGATGATACTTTTGTTGGCGCTTACCTCGAAAAAGGTAAAGTGCTGGAAAAGAAAAAACGCTACAATGAAGCTATAGACAATTACAAAATCACCTTGGCTTTAGATGATCCAACCTCTTTTGCTTTACTGCGAATCGGTAAGTGTCACGAAAAATTAGGCAATGATGATTTAGCGGTACAAAATTATTATAAAACGGTACATGAAGACCCGTTGTTGGATAAAGGTTGGATTGCAATTACCAAGTTTTACAACAAGAAGAAAAATTTCCAAAAAGCATTGTTCTACATTAATAAGGCTATTAATATTGATGGAGACAATGTTGTGTATTGGAAACTTTATGCACAGATCAACCACCGCTTAAATTTTATTGAAGAAGCTGAGCGTGGTTACAAAAAAGCATTAGACCTAGGGAATTATGAATTATCAACGTGGTTGGCTAGAGCCGATATTTTAATCGCTTTAGGAGAATATGAAGCCTCTATTCTTAACTTAATTCAAACCGCCGAGTTTTATCCAGAAACGGCCGAAATTGAATTTCGTTTGGCGGGCTTGCATTTTACGCTTCATGAAAGCAGTAAAGGACATTATCATTTAAAGAATGCCTTATTGCTCAATACAGACTATCAATATATTTTAGAGGAACTATTCCCTAACATTCTTAAAAAACCTTCGGTACAACAGCAAATTTTGAACGCTGGAAAGACAGAAAATTAA
- a CDS encoding aspartate aminotransferase family protein, protein MKQDFLKYQAQTTPHPLAMEISHAEGSYIYDTNNKAYLDFVAGVSACSLGHKHPKVIEAIKTQLDKYLHVMVYGEYAQQPAVELTKLLARLLPEPLDKTYLTNSGTEAIEGAIKLARRITGRSELIGAQHAYHGNTMGAMSVMGFEERKAAFRPLIPDVKFIRFNNQEDLAQITTKTAGVILETIQGGAGFIEPQQGYLEKVRARCTEVGAMLILDEIQPGFGRTGKLFGFEHFNCIPDILVTGKGLGGGMPIGAFTASSEHMDLLQDHPELGHITTFGGHPVIAAAALATVKEITESDLMSQTLEKEQLVRKHLQHPLITDIRGRGLMLAAMTVSAEVTNEVILKAQDSGLVLFWLLFEPKAIRITPPLTISEEELIKGCKIIRSILDDLSA, encoded by the coding sequence ATGAAGCAGGATTTCCTTAAATACCAAGCCCAAACTACTCCTCACCCTCTGGCTATGGAAATCTCTCATGCTGAAGGCTCTTACATTTATGACACTAACAATAAAGCCTACTTAGATTTTGTAGCAGGCGTTTCTGCCTGTAGCTTAGGGCACAAGCACCCAAAGGTCATAGAGGCCATCAAAACTCAATTGGACAAGTATCTCCATGTCATGGTCTATGGGGAATATGCACAACAACCAGCGGTTGAATTAACAAAATTGTTAGCAAGACTTCTACCAGAGCCTTTAGATAAAACGTATCTCACCAATTCAGGTACAGAAGCTATTGAAGGCGCTATAAAATTAGCACGACGCATCACTGGGCGCAGTGAACTTATTGGTGCCCAACACGCCTATCACGGCAACACTATGGGAGCCATGAGCGTTATGGGATTTGAAGAACGAAAGGCCGCGTTTAGACCCTTAATTCCCGATGTAAAATTTATAAGATTTAATAACCAAGAAGATCTTGCACAAATCACCACTAAAACTGCAGGTGTCATTTTAGAGACCATACAAGGGGGTGCTGGCTTTATAGAGCCACAGCAGGGGTATCTTGAAAAGGTAAGAGCGCGTTGTACAGAAGTTGGTGCGATGCTCATTTTAGACGAAATTCAACCAGGATTTGGCCGTACAGGTAAACTTTTTGGTTTTGAACATTTTAATTGTATTCCCGATATTTTGGTAACAGGCAAAGGTTTAGGCGGCGGTATGCCAATTGGTGCTTTTACGGCGTCTTCCGAACACATGGATTTACTTCAAGATCATCCAGAATTAGGCCATATCACTACGTTTGGAGGCCACCCTGTAATCGCTGCGGCAGCATTAGCCACGGTCAAAGAAATTACCGAAAGTGACTTAATGTCACAAACCTTAGAAAAAGAACAATTAGTTAGAAAACACCTTCAGCACCCGTTAATAACAGACATACGTGGTAGAGGTCTCATGCTGGCAGCCATGACTGTTTCTGCAGAAGTCACTAATGAAGTCATCCTTAAAGCGCAAGACAGCGGATTGGTTTTGTTTTGGCTGTTATTTGAGCCAAAAGCCATACGCATTACACCACCACTTACCATTTCCGAAGAAGAACTCATTAAAGGCTGTAAAATCATACGCTCTATTTTAGACGATCTTTCGGCATGA